A genomic region of Azospirillum sp. TSH58 contains the following coding sequences:
- a CDS encoding TRAP transporter large permease → MTALLLFAGFFLLLFLGVPIGAGLAFAGAAAIALEGSGFLSLSTTVYTGVAKYPLLAIPMFVLTGLIFERSGVAARLVAFALAVVGKRQGALPAVAIVVAMFMGGISGSGPATSAAVGAVMTAAMLKEGYPRAFTASVIGAAAATDILIPPSIAFIVYSILVPQASVPALFAAGIVPGILAGLALIVPAVWLSRRHGFGETAREGETRPPLWPAFREAVWGLMAPVVILGGLRGGLFTPTEAAVVAAAYGLFVGFFVYRTLTLRDLHGLLVEAAEVSGVILTVVALAGVFAWATATLGIIDPVARGILGLGIGEYGVLALLIGVLVVIGMFLDGVSTFLILLPILVPIANHFHWDLVWFGVILTMKLAIGQFTPPMAVNLMVTCKIAGTTMEATVRWVGWLIVAMFVALALVAALPQLALWIPHTLGYE, encoded by the coding sequence ATGACCGCGCTGCTGCTGTTCGCCGGCTTCTTCCTGCTGCTGTTCCTCGGCGTGCCCATCGGGGCGGGGCTGGCGTTCGCCGGAGCCGCCGCCATCGCGCTGGAGGGGTCGGGCTTCCTGTCGCTCTCCACCACGGTCTACACCGGGGTGGCGAAATACCCGCTGCTCGCCATTCCGATGTTCGTCCTGACCGGGCTGATCTTCGAGCGGTCGGGGGTGGCGGCGCGGCTGGTCGCCTTCGCCCTGGCGGTGGTCGGCAAGCGGCAGGGCGCGCTGCCGGCGGTCGCCATCGTCGTGGCGATGTTCATGGGCGGCATCTCCGGCTCCGGTCCGGCGACCTCCGCCGCGGTCGGCGCCGTGATGACCGCGGCCATGCTGAAGGAGGGCTATCCCCGCGCCTTCACCGCCAGCGTCATCGGCGCCGCGGCGGCGACGGACATCCTGATCCCGCCCTCCATCGCCTTCATCGTCTACAGCATCCTGGTGCCGCAGGCGTCGGTTCCGGCGCTGTTCGCCGCCGGGATCGTGCCGGGCATCCTGGCCGGGCTGGCGCTGATCGTCCCGGCCGTCTGGCTGTCGCGCCGCCACGGCTTCGGCGAGACGGCGCGGGAGGGCGAGACCCGGCCGCCGCTCTGGCCCGCCTTCCGCGAGGCGGTGTGGGGTCTGATGGCGCCGGTGGTCATCCTCGGCGGCCTGCGCGGCGGGCTGTTCACCCCGACCGAGGCGGCGGTGGTCGCCGCGGCCTACGGGCTGTTCGTCGGCTTCTTCGTCTACCGCACCCTGACCCTGCGCGACCTCCACGGCCTGCTGGTGGAGGCGGCGGAGGTGTCGGGGGTGATCCTGACCGTGGTGGCGCTGGCCGGCGTCTTCGCCTGGGCGACCGCGACGCTCGGCATCATCGACCCGGTGGCGCGGGGCATCCTGGGGCTGGGCATCGGCGAATACGGCGTGCTGGCGCTGCTGATCGGCGTGCTGGTGGTGATCGGGATGTTCCTGGACGGGGTGTCAACCTTCCTGATCCTGCTGCCGATCCTGGTGCCCATCGCCAACCACTTCCATTGGGATCTGGTGTGGTTCGGCGTGATCCTGACCATGAAGCTGGCCATCGGCCAGTTCACCCCGCCGATGGCCGTCAACCTGATGGTCACCTGCAAGATCGCCGGAACCACGATGGAGGCGACGGTGCGCTGGGTCGGCTGGCTGATCGTCGCGATGTTCGTGGCGCTCGCCCTGGTCGCCGCCCTGCCGCAGCTCGCCCTGTGGATCCCCCACACGCTGGGTTACGAGTGA
- a CDS encoding TRAP transporter small permease encodes MAEPNPESGADTPRVPLAIEEALAAAAIAVMGLITFANVVTRYTTNVSLAFTEEYAIVLMVAMTLLGASVAVARDHHIRIGFLIDRFGPRGRLRAELLALGVTALVFGALVVLGTLMTIDEYRFEISSPGLGVPQWLYTLWLPLLSAVVTLRALGRAVRVVRRPEILRAGGGEP; translated from the coding sequence ATGGCCGAACCCAACCCCGAATCTGGCGCGGACACGCCCCGCGTCCCCCTGGCAATCGAGGAGGCGCTGGCCGCCGCCGCGATCGCGGTGATGGGGCTGATCACCTTCGCCAACGTGGTGACGCGCTACACCACCAACGTCTCGCTGGCCTTCACGGAGGAATACGCCATCGTCCTGATGGTGGCGATGACCCTGCTGGGCGCCTCGGTGGCGGTGGCGCGCGACCATCACATCCGCATCGGCTTTCTGATCGACCGGTTCGGGCCGCGCGGGCGGCTGCGGGCGGAGCTGCTGGCGCTCGGCGTCACGGCGCTGGTGTTCGGCGCGCTGGTCGTGCTGGGCACGCTGATGACCATCGACGAGTACCGGTTCGAGATTTCCTCGCCCGGTCTCGGCGTGCCGCAATGGCTCTACACGCTGTGGCTTCCGCTGCTGTCGGCGGTGGTCACCCTGCGGGCGCTCGGGCGGGCGGTGCGGGTGGTCCGGCGGCCGGAGATTCTGCGGGCGGGGGGCGGCGAGCCATGA
- a CDS encoding DctP family TRAP transporter solute-binding subunit codes for MLTRTRPLLAAALTLFGALAATVTAPAGAAEYKSEYKLSVVGSRPIPIAEGAYRWAELVTEKTRGRITVKVYPGSSLVGGDNTREFTGLRQGSIDLLVNSTINLSPTVKEANLFSLPFLFPDSKAFDAVAQGEPGKALFGILESKQVVPLAIGENGFRALSNSKKPVRAPDDLKGLKVRVVGSPIFNDIFTALGANPTQMTFADLQPALSTGAVDGQENPVSLFLAAKLYGLNQKHLTLWNYIADAGLFIANKEVWESWTPEDRALVREAAVQAAAEFTALSRQGLTAEDRSALTALASHGVQVVTTEQTDVEAFRKATRPVYEKWTQTVGADLVRKAEEAVAKSR; via the coding sequence ATGCTGACGAGAACGCGCCCCCTGCTGGCCGCAGCGCTGACCCTGTTCGGCGCGCTGGCCGCCACCGTCACCGCTCCCGCCGGAGCGGCCGAGTACAAGAGCGAATACAAGCTGTCGGTGGTCGGCAGCCGCCCCATCCCCATCGCGGAGGGCGCCTACCGCTGGGCCGAGCTGGTCACCGAGAAGACCAGGGGCCGCATCACCGTGAAGGTCTATCCCGGCTCCAGCCTCGTCGGCGGGGACAACACGCGGGAGTTCACCGGGCTGCGCCAGGGCTCCATCGACCTGCTGGTGAACTCCACCATCAACCTGTCGCCGACGGTGAAGGAGGCCAACCTCTTCTCGCTGCCCTTCCTGTTCCCGGACAGCAAGGCGTTCGACGCGGTCGCCCAGGGCGAGCCGGGCAAGGCCCTGTTCGGCATCCTCGAATCCAAGCAGGTCGTGCCGCTGGCCATCGGCGAGAACGGCTTCCGCGCCCTGTCCAACTCGAAGAAGCCGGTGCGTGCGCCCGACGACCTCAAGGGGCTGAAGGTCCGCGTCGTCGGCTCGCCCATCTTCAACGACATCTTCACCGCGCTGGGCGCCAACCCGACCCAGATGACCTTCGCCGACCTGCAGCCGGCCCTGTCCACCGGCGCCGTGGACGGGCAGGAGAATCCGGTCAGCCTGTTCCTCGCCGCCAAGCTCTACGGCCTGAACCAGAAGCATCTGACGCTGTGGAACTACATCGCCGACGCCGGGCTGTTCATCGCCAACAAGGAGGTGTGGGAGAGCTGGACGCCGGAGGACCGCGCGCTCGTCCGCGAGGCCGCGGTGCAGGCCGCCGCCGAGTTCACCGCCCTGTCGCGCCAGGGCCTGACCGCCGAGGACCGCTCCGCCCTGACCGCCCTGGCCTCCCACGGGGTGCAGGTGGTGACGACGGAGCAGACCGACGTCGAGGCCTTCCGCAAGGCGACCCGCCCGGTCTACGAGAAATGGACGCAGACGGTCGGCGCCGATCTCGTGCGCAAGGCCGAGGAGGCCGTGGCGAAGAGCCGCTGA